ATTGTAGAGTGGGCTGAAATGTGGTCAAGCGAGCCAGTATCATCAGGCGATGTGTGTTTCGGTGTCCCTTGAATCTACAGTTCCGGCTGTTTCGGTGCGCAGCTCAAGCGTTATTCGGCCGAACTGTTCCTCCTGAAAAATCCGGATTTCACCCAACCGAACCAGTTCGAGCACGCAGATGAACATGATGATGAGTTCAGTGATTGTATTGCTTGCCAAAGCTTCCTCGAAGTCAGCCTTGGTCCGGTCGTGCAGGAATGCCCGCAGTTCAGCGAGCTTGTCTTCGAAACGGATTCTTACGGGCGCGACCTCAACCAAACGGTCAGGCTTGAGTCGGGCGAGTAGCCGGCGGAAGGCTAAGGTCAGAACCATAATCTCCTCCTGTGTGGCAGCCTCATCCCTAAGTACAACCAGGGGACGTGGA
This portion of the candidate division WOR-3 bacterium genome encodes:
- a CDS encoding segregation/condensation protein A; the encoded protein is MTSQDHRRYDFPPTVRLELFEGPVELLLYLVRKNELDVLDIPVGRLTDDFLGFVRAAVDLNLEAAADFLVMAGVLLRLKMRRLLPPKAEEDLSTPTVTLDQILDEFRRYQQAARVLSEKEQERRLMFPRPLVVLRDEAATQEEIMVLTLAFRRLLARLKPDRLVEVAPVRIRFEDKLAELRAFLHDRTKADFEEALASNTITELIIMFICVLELVRLGEIRIFQEEQFGRITLELRTETAGTVDSRDTETHIA